A stretch of the Aphis gossypii isolate Hap1 chromosome 2, ASM2018417v2, whole genome shotgun sequence genome encodes the following:
- the LOC114125687 gene encoding serine/threonine-protein kinase GE16371, producing MVEEECLKSKKSIKMQAVALRTSRSISNEECTPRQKSDVGRAARKAKRIRFLVNGDRFCKGVVVAVTHERYRSFDSLLAELSNMLSENKHLPSGVRALFSTDGHKISQLDDLEDGKFYICSGGNNAIKKIDYAALNNVKPSRSLTKLQSTHTVLSSPSKQPYLNIRPKIIFVVRSGTRPRKIIRMLLNKRNSPSFEHILTLITESIKLDTGAVRKVYVSSGCQITQLEQFFESDDLFFVYGSERISQDDLKLDFEEMKTVQSHKRGLRRPANELKNGTHCMDESGKRVPQLPKTTKANRSITSSIPSKVLSRYTIGDRLGDGNFAVVYRCFDKRNNAEYALKVIKILDVPQMSQMIENELTILKSISHPNIINLISDLVTPTDVYLITELVSGGDLFEAIARCTDFSERDIRLMTRNLASALAYLHGLDIVHRDVKPENLLVEYDINGHVLHLKLADFGLSQKVKEPLYMVCGTPTYVSPEILTQDGYGVKIDIWAAGVILYILLCGFPPFVSENNIQEDLFNDILSGTYGFPEPYWDNVSEEAKDLVCSMLQSNPSLRFSAEDVLDHPWCDEFEL from the exons atggtAGAAGAAGAATGTTTAAAAAGTaagaaatcaataaaaatgcaaGCTGTAGCCCTCAGAACATCGAGATCAATTTCAAATGAGGAATGTACACCAAGACAAAAATCTGATGTCGGAAGAGCTGCGCGCAAAGCTAAACGTATACGTTTCCTAGTTAATGGTGATCGATTTTGCaaag GTGTTGTAGTAGCAGTAACTCATGAACGATATCGTTCATTTGACAGTCTATTAGCAGAATTATCAAATATGCTATCTGAAAACAAACACCTTCCTAGTGGTGTACGAGCATTATTTTCAACAGATGGTCATAAAATATCTCAACTAGATGATCTCGAAGAtggaaaattttatatttgttctgGTGGTAATAatgccataaaaaaaatagactatGCCGCCCTGAACAATGTCAAACCATCTCGATCTCTGACCAAACTTCAATCTACCCATACAGTTTTAAGCAGCCCAAGTAAACAACCTTATCTGAATATAAggcctaaaataatatttgttgtaagAAGTGGTACCCGACCTAGAAAAATTATCAGAATGTTATTGAACAAACGCAATTCTCCTTCATTTGAACATATTCTTACACTAATAACAGAATCCATAAAATTAGATACTGGTGCCGTCCGTAAAGTATATGTATCATCCGGATGTCAAATAACACAACTAGAACAATTTTTTGAATCAGATGACTTGTTTTTTGTGTACGGTTCTGAACGAATATCTCAAGATGATTTGAAATTAGACTTTGAAGAAATGAAAACTGTACAATCTCACAAACGTGGACTAAGAAGGCCAGCCAATGAACTGAAAAATGGTACACATTGTATGGACGAAAGTGGTAAAAGAGTACCTCAGTTACCAAAAACAACTAAAGCTAATCGGAGTATAACCAGTTCAATACCCAGCAAAGTTCTAAgcag gtacactatTGGTGATCGACTTGGTGATGGTAATTTTGCTGTAGTTTACCGGTGTTTTGACAAACGCAATAATGCTGAATATGCAttgaaagtaattaaaatattagatgtcCCTCAAATGAGTCAAATGATTGAAAATGAGCTCACTATATTGAAAAGTATAAGCCATCCAAATATCATCAATTTAATATCCGATCTAGTTACACCTACTGATGTTTACCTCATCACAGAATTAGTTAGTGGTGGTGACCTGTTTGAAGCCATTGCTAGGTGTACAGACTTTTCTGAGCGCGATATTCGATTAATGACAAGAAATTTAGCTTCAGCATTGGCATATCTCCATGGACTAGACATTGTACATAGGGACGTGAAACCAGAAAATCTTCTAGttgaatatgatattaatggtCATGTGTTGCACTTAAAACTGGCAGATTTTGGTTTATCTCAAAAAGTTAAAGAACCTCTTTACATGGTGTGTGGTACTCCCACTTATGTATCCCCAGAGATACTTACTCAAGATGGTTATGGCGTAAAAATCGATATTTGGGCTGCTGGAGTGATTCTATATATACTTTTGTGTGGCTTTCCACCATTTGTCAGTGAAAACAACATTCAAGAAGATTTGTTTAATGACATACTCAGTGGGACATATGGTTTTCCAGAACCTTATTGGGATAATGTGTCTGAAGAAGCCAAAGATTTGGTTTGCTCAATGTTACAGTCCAATCCCAGTTTGAGATTTTCTGCTGAAGATGTTCTCGATCATCCATGGTGTGATGAATTTGAACTGTGA
- the LOC114125685 gene encoding RNA-binding protein 28 — MKDKIFFAKNKAPKNANNRRGRLIIRNLPFTTDEEQLKEHFSKFGEINDVKLLRKPDGKLIGCGFVQFIVKQNAAKAIAHTSGKDFGGRSIVVDWAIPKNKYETIHTNKEKEENISVKEENVEAVIEEDKTEIKEDSSDDQNNLEKPKTVEDYLTLETIKDECENFVDFETKDNENDIKRKRENNDDDESVISATNKKRFKSHDVKEGLTVFFKNVSFSVNNDELKRFVKERFGPVYYALVCVDRLTEHSKGTAFVKFRDSSSVEACMSSSPEDLTLNGSTMEPQMAIDKEVLDKNKDDKVIHKDNRNLYLIKEGVIIAGTAAANGVSVHDMNKRLELEQWKSQVLKNLNMFVARNRLIIHNLPANMDNKTLKELFTKHTRPNAVLKVVVMRNLKKVDPNGVPISKEYAFVTFKQHEDALKALRSINNNPNIFNSNKRPIVAFSIENRLVLQARQRRIEKSKTSNPLFNKQQPSTSSTENKNKKFNTENNNKNNRSTALSRKKTAELPEYTGITAKEGHTAIRSKFKLKIQSEAHQKNVKTKKKLTMKKKRDLAIRNEKKREPKVKSKKKIAKNDVSFSNLVNKYKNKISAPETMKKWYEA, encoded by the exons ATGAAGGATAAAATATTCTTCGCCAAAAACAAAGCTCCGAAAAATGCAAACAATCGCCGAGGAAGACTCATTATTCGAAATCTTCCATTTACT ACAGATGAAGAACAATTAAAagaacatttttctaaatttggtGAAATAAATGATGTCAAACTTTTACGAAAACCTGATGGAAAACTTATTGGTTGTggttttgtacaatttatcGTTAAACAAAATGCTGCTAAAGCAATTGCTCACACCAGTGGAAAAGATTTTGGTG gtcGATCTATTGTTGTTGATTGGGCTATACCGAAAAATAAGTATGAAACTATTCATActaataaagaaaaagaagaaaatatcTCGGTTAAAGAAGAAAATGTTGAAGCTGTTATCGAAGAAGATAAAACAGAAATTAAAGAAGATTCATCTGATGatcaaaacaatttagaaAAACCTAAAACTGTTGAAGATTATCTTACTCTTGAAACAATAAAAGATGAATGTGAAAACTTTGTTGATTTTGAGACCAAAGATAATGA aaatgatATTAAACGAAAAAGAGAAAACAATGATGACGATGAATCTGTAATTTCtgcaacaaataaaaaacgttttaaatcaCACGACGTTAAAGAAGGTttgacagttttttttaaaaatgtttcatttagtGTTAACAATGATGAATTAAAGCGGTTCGTAAAAGAAAGATTTGGACCAGTTTACTATGCACTAGTTTGTGTGGATCGTTTAACGGAACATTCCAAAGGAACAGCATTTGTGAAATTCAga gATTCTAGCAGTGTGGAAGCTTGTATGTCTAGTTCTCCCGAAGACCTAACACTTAATGGATCTACAATGGAACCACAAATGGCAATCGATAAAGaagttttagataaaaataaagatgatAAAGTTATTCATAAGGATAAcagaaatttgtatttaatcaaAGAAGGAG TTATAATTGCCGGAACAGCAGCTGCAAATGGGGTATCTGTCCATGATATGAACAAAAGACTTGAGTTGGAACAATGGAAATCTCAagttctaaaaaatttaaatatgtttgtggCTCGTAATCGACTTATTATCCACAACTTGCCAGCAAACATGGATAATAAAACCTTAAAAGAATTATTCACAAAACATACTCGTCCTAATGCAGTATTGAAA GTAGTTGTtatgagaaatttaaaaaaagttgatcCCAATGGAGTACCAATTTCAAAAGAATATGCTTTTGTTACGTTTAAACAACATGAAGATGCATTAAAGGCACTCAGATCCATCAATAACaatccaaacatttttaattcaaataaa agaCCAATAGTAGCATTTTCTATTGAAAATAGGCTTGTTTTACAAGCTAGACAACGAAGAATAGAAAAGAGTAAAACCAGTAAtccgttatttaataaacaacaacCTAGTACTTCTTCaactgaaaacaaaaataaaaaatttaatacagaaaataataataaaaacaatagatcTACTGCattatcaagaaaaaaaacagcAGAACTCCCTGAATATACTGGTATAACAGCTAAagag gGGCACACGGCAATTCGATCAAAGTTTAAACTTAAGATTCAATCAGAAGCACATCAGAAGAATGTCAAAACTAAGAAGAAATTAACAATGAAAAAGAAACGTGATTTAGCCATCAGAAACGAGAAGAAAAGAGAACCAAAA GTGAAAAGTAAGAAGAAGATAGCCAAGAATGATGTATCATTTTCAAACTTGGTTAACAAATACAAGAATAAAATTTCCGCTCCagaaacaatgaaaaaatggTATGAAGCATAA
- the LOC114125694 gene encoding lysosomal Pro-X carboxypeptidase-like — translation MSFTACLSYLAIALAALHLANGGYVYKTEYFTVPVDHFSFTNNETFRMKYLINDTYWERENGPIFFYAGNEGAIEMFCENTGFMWEIAEEFQALIVFAEHRYYGASMPYGNKSYDDNSRLGYLTSQQALADYVDLITYLRHNGSFSSRSLNETVDIYDLGVNDTIGPSPSSTNPVIAFGGSYGGMLAAWFRMKYPAIIEGAIASSAPIWQFTGMTPCNAFYRVTSSVYTDTSTECGLTILASWKAINNVTKTVEGKTWLSQKWKLCSPLTNDNDVLTLKQWASELYVNLAMINYPYSANFLTPLPGYPVKEVCKPMKNHTEDDLTLLESVFKGLNVYFNYTGTSKCLDIFSSSAPTLGENGWNYQSCTEMVMPMCSNGVNDIFERQPWDLKAYAKYCFETFKVQPSAYTIEKTYGGKNLNAASNIIFSNGLLDPWSSGGVLQDISKTVLAVVIPESAHHLDLRASNPKDPESVIKARKFYKNWIKKWIFHYQKRLTRNSNNSFVKQQIVLTI, via the exons ATGTCGTTTACGGCATGCTTATCATACTTAGCAATAGCTTTGGCAGCTTTGCACTTGGCTAATGGAGGATACGTGTATAAAACTGAATACTTTACAGTTCCG gtcgatcattttagttttacaaataatgaaactTTCCGTATGAAATACCTCATCAACGACACGTACTGGGAACGAGAAAACggtccaatatttttttatgctggCAACGAAGGAGCTATTGAAATGTTTTGTGAAAATACG GGTTTCATGTGGGAGATAGCCGAAGAGTTCCAGGCCCTGATCGTTTTCGCCGAGCACCGTTACTACGGCGCTTCGATGCCGTACGGCAATAAATCGTACGACGACAACAGCCGGCTTGGATATCTGACCTCGCAACAGGCGCTCGCCGACTACGTGGACCTGATCACTTACTTGCGGCACAACGGGTCGTTTTCGAGTCGGAGCCTGAACGAAACTGTCGATATTTATGACCTCGGTGTCAATGACACGATTGGCCCGTCACCGTCCAGCACCAACCCCGTGATCGCTTTCGGCGGATCGTACGGCGGCATGTTGGCCGCCTGGTTCCGTATGAAGTATCCTGCCATCATCGAAGG TGCTATAGCGTCGTCTGCTCCGATATGGCAATTCACTGGTATGACACCATGCAATGCATTCTACAGGGTCACGTCATCGGTATATACAGATACAAGTACCGAATGCGGTTTGACGATATTAGCGTCTTGGAAagctattaataatgttacaaaaacgg TTGAAGGAAAGACGTGGTTGTCTCAGAAATGGAAACTATGTTCACCTTTGACAAACGACAATGACGTCTTGACTTTGAAACAGTGGGCGTCTGAACTTTATGTGAACTTGGCCATGATAAATTACCCTTATTCTGCAAATTTTTTAACACCATTACCCGGATATCCAGTTAAG GAAGTTTGTAAGCCAATGAAAAACCATACAGAAGACGACTTAACACTTTTGGAATCAGTCTTCAAAGGGTTGAATGTATACTTTAACTATACCGGTACATCTAAGTGTTTGGATATTTTTTCCTCTTCTGCTCCTACACTTGGTGAAAATGGATGGAACTatcaa AGCTGCACCGAAATGGTTATGCCAATGTGCTCTAATGGAGTTAATGATATATTCGAAAGACAACCCTGGGATCTTAAAGCATATGCTAAATACtgttttgaaacttttaaggTCCAGCCTAGTGCTTATACAATCGAGAAAACATATGgtggtaaaaatttgaacgctgcttctaatataattttcag caACGGTTTATTGGATCCGTGGTCGAGCGGTGGAGTGTTGCAAGACATATCAAAAACAGTGCTAGCTGTGGTAATACCAGAATCTGCACATCACTTGGACCTGAGGGCATCCAACCCCAAAGACCCAGAAAGTGTGATTAAAGCcagaaaattctataaaaattggaTTAAAAAATGGATATTTCACTATCAAAAACGTCTAACACGAAATTCAAACAACTCATTCGTCAAACAACAAATAGTTCTTACTATTTAA
- the LOC114125696 gene encoding lysosomal Pro-X carboxypeptidase-like has translation MFIFAYSQLLMIILHVTCGYDYTTNYITVPVDHFSYTNSDTFKMKYLMNDTYWDVDKGPIFFYAGNEAPIEDFSDNTGFMWEISREFNALVVFAEHRYYGESMPYGKSSFDDKVKLGYLTSQQAMADFVDLIKYLRNDTLCIGKRPNPVIAFGGSYGGMLAAWFRIKYPATVEGAIASSAPIWQFTGMTPCNDFYKVTSSVYRNTNIECGSTISASWKAINNVTETDSGKAWLTDNWKLCTPLETTDDVARLKYWAADVYVALAMVNYPYEANFLAPLPANPIKEVCKSMTNHTEDDATLLMSVFHGLSVYFNYTGSASCLNLSSAFSDDMTKGWNYQACTEMIMPFCTKGGEDDIFEPYPWDFESYAKYCENRYGVKPTTDDVEKQYGGKNLKAASNIIFSNGLLDPWSSGGVLKSISSTVRALLIPDGAHHLDLRASHPNDTTSVIHARKTIKHWIIKWIFDYRHRK, from the exons atgtttatttttgcttaCTCACAACTGTTGATGATAATTCTCCACGTCACCTGTGGTTATGATTACACGactaattatataactgtACCG GTTGACCATTTTAGTTACACCAATagtgatacatttaaaatgaagTATCTTATGAACGACACATATTGGGATGTTGATAAAggtccaatatttttttatgctggCAATGAAGCACCAATTGAAGATTTTTCTGATAATAct gGCTTTATGTGGGAAATATCAAGAGAATTTAACGCACTGGTCGTGTTCGCCGAGCACCGTTACTATGGCGAGTCCATGCCCTATGGAAAGAGTTCGTTCGATGACAAAGTGAAATTGGGCTATTTGACCTCACAGCAAGCGATGGCAGACTTCGTAGACTTGATAAAGTATTTGCGTAACGACACGCTGTGTATCGGAAAACGACCCAATCCGGTAATCGCTTTTGGCGGTTCGTACGGAGGAATGTTGGCAGCGTGGTTCCGCATCAAGTATCCCGCTACTGTCGAAGG AGCTATAGCTTCTTCAGCTCCAATATGGCAATTTACTGGAATGACACCGTGCAATGATTTCTATAAAGTGACATCGTCGGTTTACAGAAATACTAATATCGAATGCGGATCAACTATTTCAGCATCCTGGAAAGCTATAAATAATGTCACAGAAACTG ATTCTGGGAAAGCATGGTTAACGGACAACTGGAAACTATGTACACCGTTAGAGACCACTGACGACGTAGCACGGTTAAAATATTGGGCTGCTGACGTGTATGTGGCACTGGCCATGGTTAACTATCCTTACGAGGCAAATTTTTTGGCTCCTTTGCCGGCGAATCCGATCAAG GAAGTCTGCAAATCGATGACAAACCACACGGAAGACGATGCGACGCTCCTGATGTCGGTATTTCACGGGCTGAGCGTCTATTTCAATTACACCGGGTCGGCCAGTTGTTTAAATCTGTCGTCGGCGTTTTCCGATGATATGACGAAAGGTTGGAATTATCAG GCTTGTACAGAAATGATAATGCCGTTTTGTACTAAAGGTGGCGAGGACGACATATTTGAACCGTACCCGTGGGATTTTGAAAGCTACGCAAAGTACTGTGAAAATCGATATGGCGTCAAACCGACCACGGACGATGTCGAAAAACAGTACGGTGGTAAAAATCTTAAAGCTGCGTCCAACATTATATtcag CAATGGCTTATTAGACCCGTGGTCTAGTGGCGGCGTATTGAAGAGTATATCGTCGACCGTCAGGGCGTTATTGATACCAGACGGTGCTCATCATTTGGACTTGAGGGCATCGCATCCCAACGACACGACATCCGTGATCCATGCAAGGAAAACCATTAAACATTGGATCATAAAATGGATTTTCGATTACAGACATCGAAAGTAA